One part of the Glycine soja cultivar W05 chromosome 11, ASM419377v2, whole genome shotgun sequence genome encodes these proteins:
- the LOC114375194 gene encoding scarecrow-like protein 14, whose product MMNATNDEESCLDKSVLSYIKQMLMEDDTEERYSMFHDSLALQHTERSFLEAINHNYPSPSYSSSTHYHLDNYPSVESPEPCLSACSADNITFSASSSCASNNTTSSSEFPLRSLYPLLPDTTDEFVFHSNSTQSTINTPFGFFDNPLAEIFERRVDLGTLFLPANTPFSSSFTKVPHVVIKTEAEEGDHFLTGRKQREREEYEAADGRSRKQSAAHMDESELSELFDKVVLGTDLRKRVPPNTTHKTTILTNMLYGGDVWENDDQVVDLRTLLMLCAQAIASDNPSSAKQLVKQIMQHSSPTCNETQRLAHYFGNALEARLDGTGYKVCSALSSKRTSAKDMIKAYHVYASVCPFEKLAIIFANNSIWNPSVDAKAIHIIDFGIRYGFKWPALISRLSRRSGGPPKLRITGIDVPQPGLRPQERVLETGRRLANFCKRFNVPFEFNAIAQRWDTIRVEDLKIEPNEFVAVNCLFQFEHLLDETVVLNNSRDAVLRLIKNANPDIFVHGIVNGSYDVPFFVSRFREALFHYTALFDMLDTNVARQDPMRLMFEKELFGREIVNIIACEGFERVERPQTYKQWQLRNMRNGFRLLPLDHRIIGKLKDRLRDDAHNNNFLLEVDGDWVLQGWKGRILYASSCWVPA is encoded by the coding sequence ATGATGAATGCTACTAATGATGAAGAGTCTTGCTTGGACAAGAGTGTCCTGAGCTACATAAAGCAAATGCTGATGGAAGACGACACCGAGGAGAGGTACAGTATGTTCCATGATTCCTTAGCCCTCCAACACACTGAGAGATCATTTTTGGAGGCTATCAATCACAACTATCCTTctccttcttattcttcttccaCACACTATCATCTTGACAACTACCCCAGCGTGGAGAGCCCTGAGCCATGTCTCTCTGCTTGCTCCGCTGATAACATTACTTTTAGCGCTTCCAGTAGTTGCGCTAGTAACAATACTACCAGCTCCTCTGAGTTTCCCTTGAGAAGCCTTTACCCTCTACTTCCTGACACTACTGATGAATTTGTTTTCCACTCAAATTCCACCCAATCTACCATCAATACTCCCTTTGGATTCTTCGACAATCCCCTCGCTGAAATTTTTGAGAGACGTGTAGACCTAGGTACTCTGTTCCTTCCTGCCAACACAcctttttcctcttctttcacAAAGGTTCCTCATGTTGTAATTAAGACAGAAGCAGAAGAAGGAGATCATTTTCTGACAGGAAGGAAACAAAGGGAGCGGGAAGAGTATGAAGCTGCAGATGGGAGAAGCAGGAAGCAATCAGCAGCACATATGGACGAGAGTGAGCTATCCGAATTGTTTGATAAAGTGGTTCTAGGCACTGACTTAAGAAAACGGGTACCTCCTAACACAACCCATAAAACAACAATATTAACAAACATGTTGTATGGTGGAGATGTCTGGGAAAATGATGACCAAGTTGTGGATCTGAGGACACTGTTGATGCTATGTGCACAAGCCATTGCTTCTGATAATCCTTCATCTGCTAAGCAGTTGGTAAAACAGATTATGCAGCATTCTTCTCCAACATGCAATGAGACTCAGAGGCTTGCACATTACTTTGGAAATGCACTTGAAGCACGCTTGGATGGAACAGGCTACAAGGTTTGTAGTGCTCTATCATCCAAAAGAACCTCTGCCAAAGACATGATAAAAGCTTACCATGTATACGCTTCAGTGTGCCCCTTTGAAAAGCTAGCAATCATTTTTGCCAACAATTCAATTTGGAATCCAAGTGTGGATGCAAAAGCAATTCACATCATAGACTTTGGCATCCGCTATGGCTTCAAATGGCCTGCACTTATCAGCCGTCTATCAAGACGTTCTGGTGGGCCACCCAAGCTACGAATCACGGGGATAGATGTGCCACAACCTGGTTTAAGGCCACAAGAGAGGGTGCTCGAGACAGGGCGTAGACTTGCAAATTTTTGCAAGCGTTTCAATGTTCCATTTGAGTTCAATGCTATTGCACAGAGATGGGACACCATCAGAGTTGAAGACCTCAAGATAGAGCCAAACGAATTTGTAGCTGTGAACTGCTTGTTTCAGTTTGAGCATCTGCTTGACGAGACAGTGGTGTTGAATAATTCCAGGGATGCTGTTCTGAGGTTGATTAAGAATGCAAATCCAGACATATTTGTGCATGGCATTGTCAACGGATCCTATGATGTACCATTCTTTGTGTCACGGTTCcgggaggctctctttcattaCACTGCATTGTTTGACATGCTTGACACCAACGTTGCTCGTCAAGATCCCATGAGGTTGATGTTTGAGAAGGAGTTGTTTGGACGGGAGATAGTGAACATCATAGCTTGCGAAGGTTTTGAGAGGGTTGAGAGACCACAAACATACAAGCAATGGCAGCTTCGGAACATGAGAAATGGGTTTAGGCTGCTTCCTCTGGATCATCGAATCATTGGCAAATTAAAGGATAGGTTGAGAGATGATGCGCACAACAATAATTTCTTGCTTGAGGTTGATGGCGACTGGGTGCTACAAGGTTGGAAGGGTCGAATTCTATATGCCTCCTCTTGTTGGGTACCTGCATAG